Proteins encoded by one window of Channa argus isolate prfri chromosome 13, Channa argus male v1.0, whole genome shotgun sequence:
- the tac3a gene encoding tachykinin-3a isoform X1, which translates to MRRCLLLVTLVLIMKPRYSQSRCEEPGSRISTSDQTIGLDNPKLNLLKRYSDLDYDSFVGLMGRRNAEPKAVQSPEKREMHDIFVGLMGRRNSEPDNGPWRRDYPERRGVFLNKCRLRFLQGL; encoded by the exons ATGAGGAGATGTCTGCTGCTGGTGACTCTGGTCCTCATCATGAAACCTCGATACAGCCAGTCCAGGTGCGAGGAGCCCGGATCGAGAATATCTACTTCAGAC CAGACCATAGGTTTGGACAATCCTAAACTGAACCTTCTCAAGAGGTATAGCGATTTGGATTATGACAGCTTCGTTGGTCTGATGGGCAGAAGAAATGCTG aaccaAAAGCTGTGCAGTCACCAGAAAAAA GGGAAATGCATGACATTTTTGTAGGTCTCATGGGAAGAAGAAACTCAGAGCCTG ATAATGGTCCCTGGAGGAGAGACTATCCAGAGAGGAGAGGCGTTTTTCTCAACAAGTGCAGGCTGAG GTTTCTTCAGGGACTGTAG
- the tac3a gene encoding tachykinin-3a isoform X2, whose protein sequence is MRRCLLLVTLVLIMKPRYSQSRCEEPGSRISTSDTIGLDNPKLNLLKRYSDLDYDSFVGLMGRRNAEPKAVQSPEKREMHDIFVGLMGRRNSEPDNGPWRRDYPERRGVFLNKCRLRFLQGL, encoded by the exons ATGAGGAGATGTCTGCTGCTGGTGACTCTGGTCCTCATCATGAAACCTCGATACAGCCAGTCCAGGTGCGAGGAGCCCGGATCGAGAATATCTACTTCAGAC ACCATAGGTTTGGACAATCCTAAACTGAACCTTCTCAAGAGGTATAGCGATTTGGATTATGACAGCTTCGTTGGTCTGATGGGCAGAAGAAATGCTG aaccaAAAGCTGTGCAGTCACCAGAAAAAA GGGAAATGCATGACATTTTTGTAGGTCTCATGGGAAGAAGAAACTCAGAGCCTG ATAATGGTCCCTGGAGGAGAGACTATCCAGAGAGGAGAGGCGTTTTTCTCAACAAGTGCAGGCTGAG GTTTCTTCAGGGACTGTAG